The DNA segment CCGAGGCCGAGGTGTTGCCGGTGGAGGCACAGGCCACGGTGGTGGCTCCCTCGGCGAGGGCCCGGCTGATCGCCACGGTCATCCCCCGGTCCTTGAACGAGCCGCTGGGATTGGCCCCCTCGACCTTGATCCAGACCTCACACCCCAGATGCGCCGACAGCTTCTCGGCGTGCACCAGGGGCGTCGATCCCTCACCGAGACTGACCACCGGGTCGTTCGGGGCCAGCGGCAGCCGATCGGCGTACCGGGCGATCAACCCGGCCGTGGCCGGGCCGGAAACCTGCTCTGCGCTCATTGCGCTGCGCTCCTGTTCTCTGCCTGTCCGCCAGGCATCGTGGTTGGTCGGGCGACGGGACTCACAAGCCCTCGACGCGCATCACGCTCAACACCTCGTGCACGGCCGGCAACTCGTCCAGGGCGCGGACACAGGCGGCCAGCGCGGCGTCCTTGGCCGGATGGGTGACGACCACCAACCGGGCCTCACCGTCCTCGCCGGGGCTGGCCACCTGCCGCAGGGTCTGTACCGACACCTCGTGCTCGGCGAAGCACTGGGCGATCGCTGCCAGCACACCGGCACGGTCGTCGACCTCCAAGCTCAGGTGGTAGCGGGTGACCACCTCCCCGATGCTGTGCACCGGCCGCTGGGCATACGTCGACTCCCCCGGCCCGCGGGTGTGCCGGGTGCGGTTCCGGGCCACGGTGACCAGGTCACCGAGGACTGCTGATGCGGTCGGGCTGCCACCGGCACCGGGGCCGTAGAACATCAGCCGGCCGGCTGCCTTGGACTCGACGAAGACGGCGTTGTAGGCGCCGCCGACCGAAGCCAGGGGGTGATCCTCGGGAATCATCGCCGGGTGCACCCGGGCGTTGATCGTGGCCTCGGCTCCCTCACCGGACAGCTCGCAGATCGCCAGCAGTTTCACCACACAGCCCATGGCCTTGGCCGAGGCGATGTCGCTGCGGGTGATCTCGGTGATCCCCTCCCGATGCACCTCGACCCCCCGGACGCGGCTGTGGAAGGCCAGTCCGGCCAGGATGGCGGCCTTGGCGGCGGCATCGAACCCTTCCACATCGGCGGTGGGATCGGCTTCGGCATAGCCCAGGGCCTGGGCCTCGGCGAGCGCATCGGCGTACCCGGTGCCCTGTCCGTGCATCTTGTCCAAGATGAAGTTCGTGGTCCCGTTGACGATGCCCATCACCGCGGTGATCTCGTCACCGACCAAGGACTCGCGCAGCGGCCGGATGATCGGGATCGCACCGGCGACGGCGGCCTCGAAGTACAGGTCGACCCCGGCCGCCTCGGCCGCGCTGAACAGATCGGTACCGGCCTCGGCCAGCAGCGCCTTGTTCGCGGTGACCACCGATGCCCCGTGCTCCATGGCGGTGAGGATCAGTGACTTCGCCGGTTCGATACCGCCGATCACCTCGATCACCAGATCCACGT comes from the Naumannella halotolerans genome and includes:
- a CDS encoding homoserine dehydrogenase, whose product is MTETAQSPAGPDAVPVAGPAADGATPPTEQPLKVALLGCGVVGSEVARMLVDSADDFTARIGRPLELVGIGVRRAGVERPGIDSALFTTDTEALVRRGDVDLVIEVIGGIEPAKSLILTAMEHGASVVTANKALLAEAGTDLFSAAEAAGVDLYFEAAVAGAIPIIRPLRESLVGDEITAVMGIVNGTTNFILDKMHGQGTGYADALAEAQALGYAEADPTADVEGFDAAAKAAILAGLAFHSRVRGVEVHREGITEITRSDIASAKAMGCVVKLLAICELSGEGAEATINARVHPAMIPEDHPLASVGGAYNAVFVESKAAGRLMFYGPGAGGSPTASAVLGDLVTVARNRTRHTRGPGESTYAQRPVHSIGEVVTRYHLSLEVDDRAGVLAAIAQCFAEHEVSVQTLRQVASPGEDGEARLVVVTHPAKDAALAACVRALDELPAVHEVLSVMRVEGL